In Pseudomonas sp. FP1742, the DNA window ACACCTTGCTCGATTATCTGGAGCATGAGTTGTTCAGTTCGCTGACGCCTGAGTTGAGCGAGGCCTGGCGCGTGCTGGCTCACTTGCCACGTTTCAATGCCCGACTGTGCGATCACCTGTTCGGGGCCGGGGAGGGCGCGCAGTACCTGAGGACCTTGCAAGCACTGGGTTGTTTTATTGAACCCTGGCGCGACTCTACCGACTGGCTGCAGGTGTTCACCCCGTTCACCCAATTGCTGCGCGATGAGCAATGGCCGGCCGGGCGCTCCTGGCATCGGCGCGCCTGTCAGTGGTTCTGCGCCGAACAGGACTGGAAATCGGCCTTCGAACAGGCATTGCTCGCCGAGGAGTACGAAGTGGCGGTCAGCCTGTTGCAGCACTTCAGTTTCGAGCATCTGTTCGAGGAGCAGACGGTGGTGCTGTTGTTGCGTTTGCACGAGCAGCAAGGCGAGGAACTGACACTGGGCAGTCCGCAGTTGGTCGGATTGATTACCGCCGCCTTGTTGTTCGCCGGACGTTTCGAACAGGCGACCACCTGCATCGCTCGTTTGGCGCATTTCACGCCGCAACCCTCGGCCGTGCTTCAGCGTCGATTGATTGCCCGCTGGCAGTCCCTGCAGGGTTGGCTACTGCATTTGCAGGGGCGCATGGAGCCTTCTCGCGCGCACTTTCTTGACGCGTTGAGCGCACTCGATCCCGACTGTTGGACGGCGCGGTTGATGTGTTTGTCGGGGCTGACGCAACAGGCGTTGTTAAGGGGCGAACTCGACGTCGCACATGCTCATAACCGTGAGGCCTTGTGCCTGGCGCGGGCGCAAGGTTCACTGGTGTTCGAGGGCTTGATGGAGCTCGATCATGCGCAGTTGCTGGAGCAACGAGGCGCGGCGTTACGGGCCGAAAGCCTGCTCTGTGACATCAATGAACTGCTCAGTCAGCGTTCGGACCGACCTGCACCCTTGCTGGGGCGAATTGCGTTGCGTCGTGGGCGGCTGGCCATGAGTCTGGGGGCAGACGAACACGCTGCCGAACTCTTTCAGACGGGGCTGGACGATTGCTTGCACAACCATGACAAGCGCGTGCTGTATGGGTTTCTCGGTCTGGCGCAACTGGCGGCCAATCATCGAAATTATGCTGCGGCGTTTGTTCATCTGCGCGACGCCGAACGATTGATGCAGCAGCGGCAGATTCCCGAAACGGTTTATCGGGGTGTACTGCTGCAAATCAGCAGCCATATCTGGTTGCAGCAGGGGCGCCCCGAGTTGGCCTGCGAAGCCTTGAGTCGGGTGCTCCGTCATTATCATGGCTCCCCCGTGCGGCAGGCACCGCCAGCGACACTAGAGCTGATACCGGTTCTGGAATACCTGTTGATACTGGCCGAGGTTCATCTAGGACTGGCCCAAGCGCCGCTAGCCCGGCTCGAGGCCCAGTTGCAATGGGCGCGACAGCGAGGCATGTCGCGACTACAAGCACAGTTGCATTTGGTCATGGCCGAAGTGGCCTGGTTGACCGACGACCCGTCTGCTCAGCAGTCGTTGCAGGACGGATTGGCCCTGGTCGAGCGCTGCAACCTCCAACAAGTCTTGTGCGATTTGCAACTACGCCAGCCTGAATTACTTGGCACAATCCGTCTTGCCACAACGGGAACCCCTTTGCATGGGGAGACCTTCCCACAAAGTCAATTGAGTCTGCGTGAAATAGAAGTATTGAAGTTAGTGGCGCAGGGTAATTCCAATCAACAGATTGCCGATCTTCTATTTATTTCATTGCACACCGTTAAAACCCATGCGCGGAGAATTAATGTGAAGTTGGGGGTGGAGCGAAGAACTCAGGCGGTTGCTCAGGCAAAGTTGTTGGGGATGCTCGGTTAGTGTTGGGTTTCTTTGGGTTCGGTTTCTGATGTTGCTGTTTGTTGTATATGAAGGAGGCGCTCGCGGAACCGGATTCCAGCGAG includes these proteins:
- a CDS encoding LuxR C-terminal-related transcriptional regulator, producing the protein MTAMTPCLDRSGFLPRLSAHHLSRARLSEPLLASTARVKLLCAPAGSGKSALLAECLLQAPNQCRVHWLPLSGAASSVADFRHRLAEALELASSGETELLSYLARLQTPTWLFLDDYCRLPNPELDSLLDRMLAIGSPMLTWWLGARRRPQCNWPRLLLDDELYECESISLAFTAGEVEQILQPWVPEQASKVASRIIQRTGGWCAGVRIALLHKCDWSRQDKPLGRADTLLDYLEHELFSSLTPELSEAWRVLAHLPRFNARLCDHLFGAGEGAQYLRTLQALGCFIEPWRDSTDWLQVFTPFTQLLRDEQWPAGRSWHRRACQWFCAEQDWKSAFEQALLAEEYEVAVSLLQHFSFEHLFEEQTVVLLLRLHEQQGEELTLGSPQLVGLITAALLFAGRFEQATTCIARLAHFTPQPSAVLQRRLIARWQSLQGWLLHLQGRMEPSRAHFLDALSALDPDCWTARLMCLSGLTQQALLRGELDVAHAHNREALCLARAQGSLVFEGLMELDHAQLLEQRGAALRAESLLCDINELLSQRSDRPAPLLGRIALRRGRLAMSLGADEHAAELFQTGLDDCLHNHDKRVLYGFLGLAQLAANHRNYAAAFVHLRDAERLMQQRQIPETVYRGVLLQISSHIWLQQGRPELACEALSRVLRHYHGSPVRQAPPATLELIPVLEYLLILAEVHLGLAQAPLARLEAQLQWARQRGMSRLQAQLHLVMAEVAWLTDDPSAQQSLQDGLALVERCNLQQVLCDLQLRQPELLGTIRLATTGTPLHGETFPQSQLSLREIEVLKLVAQGNSNQQIADLLFISLHTVKTHARRINVKLGVERRTQAVAQAKLLGMLG